In Osmerus mordax isolate fOsmMor3 chromosome 16, fOsmMor3.pri, whole genome shotgun sequence, the genomic stretch CCGTAGTCAACAACTCACGTGAGCGGAAATGTTCACGGCACGCTGGTATCGGCCAGGCAGCCACCCTTTTAATCTTTTTTGGTGGCTTTAAAGCTTGTTTGACATTTTACCACAAGTTTAAAACTATGTCTATGACCCAAATTGTACCGGGTCAATTTGATGATGCAGACGAAACAGAAGGGTAATACATCTAAAATTTGAAAGCCTAACTTTAGCTATACCATACAATTGTAGAAAGAGTGTGAATGTCTTAGTTGAAAACTTGTATGTCTGACATGTTTAATACTCAAATGTacgtgtccaaacttttgactggtactgtatgtcgCTAATATTAATGTTACTAGATATAGCAGTGCACAATAGTGTACATGATCCCCAGAAATTCCAGTCAGTACAGTAAGATTACTTTAACTAGAGAGCAAGACAGTGTGGGGGCCTTTATTTTGCCTTTCTTTTGATTTTAGCAAGTGTTTTGTAGAATTGGCCTTGATAAATGTGTTGTCAGTTGGGCTAGCTAACTATTACATAATTATGGGGTTGGCTTTATTATTCCAGTTCTGCCAACATACAACCAATAGCGGGGATCCCTACATTGAAGTGCCAGGTGGAACGAAATCATCTGGAAACGTCAATACATTCCATGGCTGAAGAGGaggattatgatgatgatgatgatgatgatgatgatgatgatgaagaatgGGACTGGGATGAGTCAGGGATGGACTTGACAAAACGCTACACAGCCAACAGAACAGGAATGAATCACCAGGTAGACTAATGTGTATCAAAGATCGGCCTACATCTCTCAACCAAACGGGTTATTTGAAGTACTGAATTCTTTTGATATTTAAATCATATTTAAATATGTTTGCAGGCAAATAAACAAAACTCCACAAGCAAATCACAGCAACTTTCAACCCCCACTGACAAGGCCTTGAGAAAGTTTGAACACAGGATAAACCTAggtatgtttgaaatgttttcccCAATGCTCATTTATGTTAGTAATGTGAAAACACAGCAGTGCAACTTTGGCAAGGAGGACTGTAGGCTGCCTGCATTGTTGTAAAATATTGTGTAAGAGGAAATGCAGAGCACCAACTGATTTATCTGTTTCATTTTAGATAAGCTCAAATATGCAGATTCTGTGACCAACAAAGTCACTATGATGCAGAAACAACGGGACGCTGGCACGTATGTACCACTATTCATGACATCATAAAAATGCGAATCAATTTTTGGTACCTATAATTTTCTATAATTCTTCCTACTTCTTAGATATCGAGTAAAAGACAAATCAGATCGGGCTACAGTGGAGCAGGTATGACTTTCCTACAGTTTCACATATTCGGACATATAACTCAATTGCCGCTTTATCCAGCTACAGCTCTAAAAAGCTACCAATTCAATGTATTTTGTGGGTGGTATAATGATGATTGTGTTTGACCAATATAAATTAGTATAAATCATATCAATGGGTTCAACTATGATCTGTTAAGGTTCACAAGCACCTGTTGACAAATGACATGCTGTATAGGCAATATACATTTGGTAGTGCATTATTTGTAATTTACTTGTTCCGTTTTTTTAAGGTCTTGGATCCACGGACTCGTATGATTCTGTTCAAAATGCTGAGTAGGGGGGTCATTTCTGAGATAAACGGATGTATTAGCACAGGAAAAGAGGCAAGTATGCTAAACTGTTGACCAGTTTTACTTTGAGGACTGTTCATAGACTGGGTAGTGACAGTTGTTGtacaaatgaatgggtcattaaTGGGATTGTGCTTCATACATTCTTTCTACAATCAGGCAAATGTTTACCATGCAACCACCGCAAATGGTGAGAACAGAGCCATCAAGATATACAAGACCTCGATCTTGCTGTTCAAAGACCGTGACAAGTATGTCAGTGGAGAATTCAGGTAAGAAATATTTCCATTTTTACCTATGAAGGACACAAAAGTTACCCACAACTTTGGTTTACATGCAAACACTATGCAATAACCGTGTCCTAATAAGGGGGCTAAGGATGTGTCATTTTGACCCACTCTCTTTAATTCCTTCATCCTCTTTCAAGAAATGGCAGTAGGTTGAACTTAAAGTAATATGTTTTTCAGATTCCGGCATGGTTACTGTAAAGGAAACCCTAGGAAGATGGTGCGAACTTgggcagagaaggagatgagAAATCTTATCAGGTATGCTGCTTTACACTGGCACGGGGGCACTTACTGGATTATTCATAGGTCCAAAATAACAGACATGAATAATTGTAACTGTCATTGTTGGCATTAGACATTGTCCTGCACAACAAAAAATGGGGCGTCTCTTCAATGTCATTGGGCTGTCTTAACAGCTGTCTTTTGATTTAAGGTTGCAGACGGCAGAGATCCCAAGTCCTGAGCCAATTATGCTGCGAAGCCATGTTCTTCTCATGAGTTTCATTGGAAGGGATGACATGTAAGAACCACTTAGATGGACAATAAACCCTTTGTTACAGCTTAGGCTTCTAGTCATGCAGTTGTGACTAATTAATAGCAAACAATTTACTATAATGACATTTCATACACTTCAAAGGTAAATCTTTACAGCATTTTTTTCAGTGATTGATCAGTTTTTTGCTTTCTAATTCTCAGGGCTGCTCCCCTTTTGAAAAACGCATCTTTTTCTGAGTCCAAGGCTAGAGAGCTCTATCTTCAAGTGATCGAGAACATGCGAAGGATGTACCAGGATGCTCGACTGGTCCATGCGGACCTCAGTGAGTTCAACATGCTGTATGTTTCTTCTTAATCTAAAGTGTTGAATATTTG encodes the following:
- the riok1 gene encoding serine/threonine-protein kinase RIO1 — protein: MSMTQIVPGQFDDADETEGSANIQPIAGIPTLKCQVERNHLETSIHSMAEEEDYDDDDDDDDDDDEEWDWDESGMDLTKRYTANRTGMNHQANKQNSTSKSQQLSTPTDKALRKFEHRINLDKLKYADSVTNKVTMMQKQRDAGTYRVKDKSDRATVEQVLDPRTRMILFKMLSRGVISEINGCISTGKEANVYHATTANGENRAIKIYKTSILLFKDRDKYVSGEFRFRHGYCKGNPRKMVRTWAEKEMRNLIRLQTAEIPSPEPIMLRSHVLLMSFIGRDDMAAPLLKNASFSESKARELYLQVIENMRRMYQDARLVHADLSEFNMLYHNGDAYIIDVSQSVEHDHPHALEFLRKDCTNVNDFFLKRGVAVMTLRELFEFVTDPSITSSNIHLYLEKAMDIASKRTVEERSNQESVNEEVFKNAYIPRTLTEVSHYERDVDTMMNMTENESSLNRQNDNILYQTVTGLKKDLSGVQTVPALLEHCDVLENSEDESEDDEDESEDEESEKDHDDKVKPEDESQMDKKERKKTTKEAQREKRKNKVPKHIKKRKEKVSKTKKGK